Proteins encoded in a region of the Mycolicibacterium chitae genome:
- a CDS encoding acetyl-CoA C-acetyltransferase has translation MTTQAYIYDAIRTPRGKGKSTGALHGVKPISLVVGLIDELRSRHPDLDEDRIDDLVLGVVMPVGDQGADIARTAVNLAKLPDTVGGVQLNRFCGSGLEAVNVAAKGVRSGFDQLVLAGGVESMSRVAMGSDGGAMANDPATAYDNYYIPQGVACDVLATINGFTRDDVDAYAIRSQNRAAAAWSGGYFTKSVVPVRDINGIIILDRDEHMRPATTVADLAKLKPAFAAIGAAGGFDAVAMQKFPYLERIEHIHTGGNSSGIVDGAALVLVGSEEAGAASNLTPRGRVVAAATSGADPVLMFEGPLPAVDKALTQAGLTIDDIDVFEMNEAFAAIALHVQRHFGVPDEKYNVNGGAIAMGHPLGATGAMLLGTVLDELERRDARYGLITLCVAGGMGVATIIERL, from the coding sequence ATGACCACGCAGGCCTACATCTACGACGCCATCCGGACCCCGCGGGGCAAAGGGAAGAGCACCGGCGCTCTGCACGGTGTGAAACCCATCTCGCTGGTGGTGGGACTCATCGACGAATTGCGTTCGCGTCACCCCGATCTGGACGAGGACCGGATCGACGACCTGGTGCTCGGTGTCGTCATGCCCGTCGGTGATCAAGGCGCGGACATCGCGCGCACGGCGGTCAATCTCGCCAAGCTTCCGGACACCGTCGGAGGTGTGCAACTCAACCGCTTCTGCGGCTCCGGGCTGGAAGCGGTCAACGTCGCGGCCAAGGGCGTGCGCTCCGGCTTCGACCAACTCGTCCTGGCCGGCGGCGTCGAATCGATGTCGCGGGTCGCGATGGGCAGCGACGGCGGGGCGATGGCCAACGATCCGGCCACGGCCTACGACAACTACTACATCCCGCAGGGTGTCGCATGCGACGTCCTGGCCACCATCAACGGTTTCACCCGCGACGACGTCGACGCCTACGCGATCCGCTCGCAGAACCGTGCCGCCGCGGCGTGGTCCGGCGGCTACTTCACCAAGTCCGTTGTCCCCGTACGCGATATCAACGGCATCATCATCCTGGACCGGGACGAGCACATGCGGCCCGCAACCACCGTGGCGGATCTGGCCAAACTCAAACCCGCCTTCGCCGCCATCGGTGCAGCCGGCGGCTTCGATGCGGTGGCGATGCAGAAGTTCCCGTACCTCGAGCGCATCGAGCACATCCACACCGGCGGCAACAGTTCCGGGATCGTCGACGGGGCCGCGCTGGTGCTCGTGGGCTCCGAGGAGGCCGGGGCGGCCTCGAACCTGACCCCGCGTGGCCGCGTCGTGGCGGCCGCCACCAGCGGAGCCGACCCGGTGCTCATGTTCGAAGGGCCCCTGCCGGCCGTGGACAAGGCGCTGACCCAGGCCGGGCTCACCATCGACGACATCGACGTGTTCGAGATGAACGAGGCCTTCGCGGCGATCGCCCTGCACGTGCAACGTCACTTCGGCGTGCCCGACGAGAAGTACAACGTCAACGGCGGCGCCATCGCGATGGGGCACCCGCTCGGCGCCACCGGGGCAATGCTGCTGGGCACCGTGCTCGACGAGCTCGAACGCCGCGATGCGCGCTACGGACTGATCACGCTGTGCGTCGCCGGCGGCATGGGTGTGGCAACGATCATCGAGAGGCTGTGA
- a CDS encoding AAA family ATPase, whose protein sequence is MIDELAPAGDPLVLTDEFREALSLLAAGRHLFLTGKAGTGKSTLIRHFMAGTDRNVVVVAPTGIAALNVDGYTIHRLFGFRTTTTLADVTGGVYRPGRFAKTLASLDTLIIDEASMVRADVFDMVATALQRFGPDPGAPLGGVQVVLVGDLYQLPPVVGEGEQQYFSTVYDTPYFFSAKAFEREDFPTLSLTTVFRQLGDQRMTMILNEIREGVLLGHAQEHLNARVDNEFVPPPDEFWLTLAPTNRLVTARNRQHLERLPGDELLHRAQESGDLSLFDKPIEDELRFKVGAQVMMLNNDQSDRWVNGSIGRVVGVGYDRFGTVVEIEFPDGSVADVAPFTWEATRPVVDGGTLRRQVIGTFTQLPFKLAWAITIHKSQGQTLDRLVVDLTGGMFSTGQLYVALSRCTSLAGLVLKRPVLPKDLKIDRRITRFLRGSTPGDQARRFCAIGMLTVGDEGRMSRPRPVEFAVAFDDGTAVSTLINPQRDLADARTAYGISVSDVLLAPTLREAWGVIAPMLAGCTPVGVAVDETLGLIDFELKRLGYVTAMPLGIELKGAPIRGRTALERARSALELHSGTTVSAGASPFEEPEPVESVSGLSVSGLLISRDHDVETPAARHLPALSALLRVSRKLGAALLGTAPEMPAALTDESTWDGTARQAAADQLRQAATRATLPDDVVQRLRAASTLLGAQDLAEALDEAVPSRVDIGEVLVAGARICFTGTALDHTGRVVERDEMERLAAAAGLSPVRTVTKTRCEVLVIAEAGTQSGKARKAQEYGKPVFTAAEFLDWLTGR, encoded by the coding sequence ATGATTGACGAACTGGCGCCCGCCGGCGACCCGCTGGTCCTCACCGACGAGTTCCGGGAAGCGCTGAGCCTGCTGGCCGCGGGCCGACACCTGTTCCTCACCGGCAAGGCGGGCACCGGTAAGTCGACGCTGATCCGCCACTTCATGGCCGGCACCGACCGCAACGTCGTCGTGGTCGCACCCACCGGGATCGCCGCGCTCAACGTCGACGGCTACACCATCCACCGCCTGTTCGGATTCCGCACCACGACAACGCTGGCGGACGTCACCGGCGGTGTCTACCGGCCGGGCCGGTTCGCCAAGACGCTCGCATCGTTGGACACCCTGATCATCGACGAGGCGTCGATGGTGCGCGCCGACGTCTTCGACATGGTGGCCACCGCGCTGCAGCGGTTCGGCCCGGACCCCGGCGCCCCGTTGGGGGGCGTGCAGGTGGTGCTGGTGGGTGACCTCTACCAGCTGCCGCCGGTGGTGGGGGAGGGCGAACAGCAGTACTTCTCGACGGTCTACGACACCCCGTACTTCTTCTCCGCCAAGGCCTTCGAGCGCGAGGACTTTCCCACCCTGTCGCTGACCACCGTGTTCCGCCAGCTCGGTGACCAGCGGATGACCATGATCCTCAATGAGATTCGCGAGGGTGTCCTGCTGGGGCACGCCCAGGAACACCTCAACGCGCGGGTCGACAACGAGTTCGTGCCGCCGCCCGACGAGTTCTGGTTGACGCTGGCGCCCACCAACCGGCTGGTCACGGCCCGCAACCGGCAGCACCTCGAGCGGCTGCCGGGTGACGAGTTGCTGCACCGCGCCCAGGAATCCGGCGATCTGTCGCTGTTCGACAAGCCGATCGAGGACGAGCTGCGGTTCAAGGTCGGCGCTCAGGTCATGATGCTCAACAACGACCAGTCCGACCGCTGGGTCAACGGCTCGATCGGCCGGGTGGTGGGCGTCGGCTACGACCGCTTCGGCACGGTGGTCGAGATCGAGTTCCCGGACGGTTCGGTGGCCGACGTCGCGCCGTTCACCTGGGAGGCGACGCGCCCGGTGGTCGACGGCGGAACGCTGCGCCGCCAGGTCATCGGCACGTTCACCCAGTTGCCGTTCAAGCTGGCGTGGGCGATCACCATCCACAAGAGTCAGGGCCAAACCCTGGATCGGTTGGTGGTCGACCTGACCGGCGGCATGTTCTCCACCGGGCAGCTGTACGTCGCGCTGAGCCGCTGCACTTCGCTGGCCGGCCTGGTGCTCAAACGCCCGGTGCTGCCCAAGGACCTCAAGATCGACCGGCGCATCACCCGTTTCCTGCGCGGTTCGACCCCCGGCGACCAGGCGCGCCGATTCTGCGCCATCGGCATGCTCACCGTCGGCGACGAGGGCCGGATGTCGCGGCCCCGCCCCGTCGAGTTCGCGGTCGCCTTCGACGACGGCACCGCGGTTTCCACCCTGATCAACCCGCAGCGCGACCTGGCCGACGCGCGGACCGCCTACGGCATCAGCGTCTCCGATGTCCTGCTGGCCCCGACCCTGCGGGAAGCCTGGGGGGTGATCGCCCCGATGCTCGCCGGCTGCACCCCCGTCGGCGTCGCCGTCGATGAGACCCTGGGGCTGATCGACTTCGAACTCAAACGCCTCGGCTACGTCACCGCGATGCCGCTGGGCATCGAGCTGAAAGGCGCTCCGATCCGCGGCCGCACCGCACTCGAACGGGCTCGGTCTGCACTCGAACTACATTCTGGGACAACGGTATCGGCAGGTGCGTCGCCGTTCGAGGAGCCCGAACCCGTCGAATCGGTGTCCGGACTATCGGTGTCCGGACTGCTGATCAGCCGCGACCACGACGTCGAGACGCCGGCCGCGCGGCACCTACCGGCGCTGTCGGCGCTGCTGCGGGTCAGCCGAAAGCTTGGCGCCGCGCTGCTGGGCACGGCGCCCGAGATGCCGGCCGCCCTGACCGACGAGTCCACCTGGGACGGGACCGCGCGTCAGGCCGCGGCCGACCAGCTGCGACAGGCGGCCACCCGGGCGACGCTGCCCGATGACGTGGTTCAGCGATTGCGGGCCGCCTCGACGTTGCTGGGAGCGCAGGATCTGGCCGAGGCCCTGGACGAGGCGGTCCCGTCACGCGTCGACATCGGCGAGGTGCTGGTGGCCGGGGCCCGAATCTGTTTCACCGGAACCGCTCTCGATCACACCGGACGAGTGGTGGAGCGCGACGAGATGGAGCGACTGGCCGCCGCGGCGGGACTGTCCCCGGTGCGCACGGTGACCAAAACCCGGTGCGAGGTGCTGGTGATCGCCGAGGCCGGCACCCAGTCCGGCAAGGCGCGCAAGGCCCAGGAGTACGGCAAGCCGGTGTTCACCGCCGCGGAGTTCCTCGACTGGCTCACCGGCCGCTGA
- a CDS encoding heme-binding protein has protein sequence MSVFVRSVGAAAIAGAALFGSGAVASAQPAPPGCSIADQARVQAGVSTALSAYVFAHPEVNAFFSDLRYQPADGRRAKADEWRAQNPQLSAELEGIRQPMTDFRARCGLAKSDDED, from the coding sequence ATGTCTGTTTTCGTCCGATCCGTAGGTGCCGCGGCGATCGCCGGCGCCGCCCTGTTCGGTTCCGGCGCCGTGGCCTCGGCGCAACCGGCGCCCCCGGGTTGCTCGATCGCCGACCAGGCCCGGGTGCAGGCCGGCGTCTCTACCGCGTTGTCGGCCTACGTATTCGCTCACCCGGAGGTGAATGCGTTCTTCTCCGATCTGCGCTACCAACCCGCGGACGGGCGGCGCGCCAAGGCGGACGAGTGGCGGGCGCAGAACCCGCAACTTTCGGCCGAGTTGGAGGGGATCCGGCAGCCGATGACCGACTTCCGGGCGCGCTGCGGGCTGGCCAAGTCCGACGACGAGGATTGA
- a CDS encoding enoyl-CoA hydratase-related protein — protein MAIDWTQDADGVVVLTMDAPGAGANTITDAFRGALDQALDRIDAERDGITGVVIASAKKTFLAGMDLDVLVEQVMPSDPADVMALATGLKAQLRRLETLGLPVVAAINGAALGGGLELALACHHRIAADVPGNRMGLPEVQLGVLPGAGGVARTVRLLGIEPALTAVLLSGARLKPVAAQEIGLVDDVVGGIDELVPAAKAWIAAHPDAHTQPWDVRGYRIPGGEPSEPAFAQNLPAFPANLHKRLGTDRMPAPRAILAAAVEGAQVDFDTAQLIESRYFVSLVKSPVARNMVQAFFFDVQAVQSAGSQPQDLAGVVGDEFTTRVRAAQLIEAIRMLADGIDPAVIEQAATQAGYAVPPLQAADELGLATLREIIDETSADGVVGTMLDLGRPGAPGGAGFYDYLDGQRARLWDGLREQWNTVREPEVPFGDLQDRLLFSQVIAAQQALDDGVVDSDAAANVGSLFALGFPAWTGGVRQFVAGYPGGEKAFRRRAEALAGRYGERFRLPASLGAVQRA, from the coding sequence ATGGCGATTGACTGGACCCAGGACGCCGACGGCGTCGTTGTCCTCACGATGGACGCCCCGGGGGCGGGCGCCAACACGATCACCGACGCCTTCCGTGGGGCGCTCGACCAGGCCCTGGACCGCATCGACGCCGAACGCGACGGCATCACCGGGGTGGTGATCGCCTCGGCGAAGAAGACCTTCCTGGCCGGCATGGACCTCGACGTGCTCGTCGAGCAGGTGATGCCGAGCGACCCCGCCGACGTCATGGCGCTGGCGACCGGACTCAAGGCACAGCTGCGCCGCCTGGAGACCCTCGGCCTGCCGGTGGTGGCGGCGATCAACGGCGCCGCGCTCGGCGGGGGCCTCGAGCTCGCGCTGGCCTGCCACCACCGCATCGCCGCCGACGTACCCGGCAACCGGATGGGCCTGCCCGAGGTGCAGTTGGGTGTGCTCCCCGGCGCGGGCGGCGTCGCGCGCACGGTGCGCCTGCTCGGCATCGAACCGGCGCTGACGGCGGTGCTGCTGTCCGGGGCCCGGCTGAAGCCGGTCGCGGCCCAGGAGATCGGCCTTGTCGACGACGTCGTCGGCGGCATCGACGAACTTGTCCCGGCCGCCAAGGCGTGGATTGCCGCCCACCCCGATGCGCATACCCAACCCTGGGATGTCCGGGGATACCGCATCCCCGGCGGCGAACCGTCGGAGCCCGCGTTCGCGCAGAACCTCCCCGCGTTCCCGGCGAACCTGCACAAGCGGCTCGGGACCGACCGCATGCCGGCGCCGCGTGCGATCCTGGCCGCGGCCGTGGAGGGCGCCCAGGTCGACTTCGACACCGCCCAGCTCATCGAATCGCGGTACTTCGTCTCGCTGGTCAAGAGCCCGGTGGCCCGAAACATGGTGCAGGCGTTCTTCTTCGACGTGCAGGCCGTGCAGAGCGCAGGCTCACAACCGCAAGACCTCGCCGGCGTCGTCGGCGACGAGTTCACCACGCGGGTGCGCGCCGCGCAGCTGATCGAGGCGATCCGCATGCTGGCCGACGGGATCGATCCGGCCGTCATCGAACAGGCCGCGACCCAGGCCGGTTACGCGGTGCCCCCGCTGCAGGCCGCCGACGAACTTGGCCTGGCGACCCTGCGCGAGATCATCGATGAGACCTCGGCCGACGGGGTTGTGGGCACGATGCTCGACCTTGGCCGGCCCGGCGCGCCGGGCGGGGCCGGCTTCTACGACTACCTCGACGGCCAACGGGCCCGGCTTTGGGACGGTCTGCGGGAGCAGTGGAACACGGTGCGCGAGCCGGAGGTACCGTTCGGCGATCTGCAGGACCGGCTGCTGTTCAGCCAGGTCATCGCGGCGCAGCAGGCGCTCGACGACGGGGTCGTCGACTCCGATGCGGCGGCCAACGTCGGGTCGCTGTTCGCGCTGGGCTTCCCGGCATGGACCGGGGGAGTCCGGCAGTTCGTCGCCGGTTACCCGGGTGGCGAGAAGGCCTTCCGGCGCCGCGCCGAGGCCCTGGCCGGCCGCTACGGCGAGCGCTTCCGGTTGCCCGCATCCCTGGGGGCGGTGCAGCGCGCCTGA
- a CDS encoding DUF2945 domain-containing protein yields MPKRFAVGDHVTWNPEAGHVSGKITKVHTKDFDYKGHPRRASEDEPQYEIKSDKTDHIAAHKGGALSLVDDD; encoded by the coding sequence ATGCCGAAGCGTTTCGCCGTCGGCGATCACGTGACGTGGAACCCCGAGGCGGGTCACGTCTCCGGCAAGATCACGAAGGTCCACACCAAGGACTTCGACTACAAGGGCCACCCCCGCCGCGCCTCCGAAGACGAACCTCAGTACGAAATCAAGAGCGACAAGACCGATCACATCGCCGCGCACAAGGGCGGCGCTCTGAGTCTTGTCGACGATGATTGA
- a CDS encoding acyl-CoA dehydrogenase family protein produces MSELFPDYRATWETDQHRALRTHAAEFFRKESTPHQERWAKQHQVDREFWNKLGDAGLLGVDLPEEFGGIGGDFGLSAVIAEELVLAGDSASGWLVHSPIVAHYINTYANDEQKQRWMPGIISGDKVLAIAMTEPGTGSDLQAVKTTAVRDGDHYVINGSKTFISNGTHCDLLVIVAKTDSTKGAGGVSLIVAETNSDLVGFQRGRVLEKVGQHGQDTRELFFTDMRVPVANLLGEQEGQGFYQLMSQLARERLIIASSCAGMAEAAVIESVRYTKEREAFGKALIKFQNTKFELAELKAEVLSIKTTVDYCIQEYVNGKNDPATASMAKLVAADKGVDVVDRCVQFFGGYGYMMEYPIARAYAGARVNKIYGGTSEIMKEIISRSL; encoded by the coding sequence ATGTCTGAATTGTTCCCCGACTACCGCGCCACGTGGGAAACCGACCAACACCGCGCGCTGCGTACGCACGCAGCGGAGTTCTTCCGCAAGGAGTCCACCCCGCACCAGGAACGCTGGGCCAAACAGCACCAGGTGGATCGCGAGTTCTGGAATAAGCTCGGCGACGCCGGCCTGCTCGGCGTCGACCTGCCCGAGGAGTTCGGCGGCATCGGTGGCGACTTCGGACTGTCCGCCGTCATCGCCGAGGAACTCGTGCTGGCGGGGGACTCGGCGTCGGGTTGGCTCGTGCACTCGCCGATCGTGGCCCACTACATCAACACCTACGCCAACGACGAACAGAAGCAGCGCTGGATGCCCGGCATCATCAGCGGGGACAAGGTGCTCGCGATCGCGATGACCGAACCCGGCACCGGATCCGACCTGCAGGCGGTCAAGACCACCGCGGTCCGCGACGGCGACCACTACGTGATCAACGGCTCGAAGACGTTCATCTCCAACGGAACCCACTGTGATCTTCTGGTCATCGTCGCCAAGACCGACAGCACCAAGGGTGCGGGCGGAGTGTCGCTGATCGTCGCCGAGACGAACTCTGATCTCGTCGGATTCCAGCGCGGTCGCGTGCTGGAGAAGGTCGGCCAGCACGGCCAGGACACCCGGGAGTTGTTCTTCACCGACATGCGGGTGCCGGTGGCGAACCTGCTCGGCGAGCAGGAGGGCCAGGGCTTCTATCAGCTCATGTCGCAGTTGGCGCGGGAGCGGCTGATCATCGCTTCCTCGTGCGCCGGCATGGCCGAGGCGGCGGTCATCGAGTCGGTGCGCTACACCAAGGAGCGCGAGGCGTTCGGCAAGGCCCTGATCAAGTTCCAGAACACCAAGTTCGAACTCGCCGAACTGAAAGCCGAGGTGCTGTCCATCAAGACCACCGTCGACTACTGCATCCAGGAGTACGTCAACGGCAAGAACGACCCGGCGACCGCGTCGATGGCCAAACTCGTCGCCGCCGACAAGGGCGTCGACGTCGTCGACCGGTGCGTGCAGTTCTTTGGCGGCTACGGCTACATGATGGAGTACCCCATCGCCCGCGCCTACGCCGGTGCCCGCGTCAACAAGATCTACGGCGGCACCAGCGAAATCATGAAGGAAATCATCAGCCGCTCGCTGTGA
- a CDS encoding TetR/AcrR family transcriptional regulator codes for MVDPRASNDDLTARARVRNAALDLFAREGADRVSLRAVAAQAGVTHGLVQHHFKSKAGLRDAVDQLVVDYFEGALREAEPADDPGEHAAARDAAVRRMLEKNPPVVDYVRRAVLSPSGEGAHLLGVLVDLTHREVGALRDANLASSQRRMSTQVVSVLLRQMGELLLSPMVDAVWQRVAEPGEEERPTLTIRVED; via the coding sequence GTGGTGGACCCACGGGCGTCGAACGACGACCTCACGGCCCGGGCGCGGGTGCGCAACGCGGCCCTGGACCTGTTCGCCCGCGAGGGTGCGGACCGGGTTTCGCTGCGCGCGGTGGCCGCGCAGGCCGGCGTGACCCACGGCCTGGTGCAGCACCACTTCAAGTCCAAGGCCGGCTTGCGCGACGCGGTCGATCAGTTGGTCGTGGACTACTTCGAGGGCGCGCTGCGAGAGGCGGAGCCCGCCGACGACCCCGGCGAGCACGCGGCGGCCCGCGATGCGGCGGTCCGCCGCATGCTCGAAAAGAACCCTCCCGTCGTCGATTACGTGCGCCGCGCAGTCCTGTCCCCGTCGGGCGAGGGGGCACACCTGCTCGGCGTGCTGGTCGATCTGACCCATCGCGAAGTCGGCGCGCTGCGGGACGCGAATCTCGCCTCCTCCCAGCGCCGGATGTCCACGCAGGTGGTATCGGTCCTGCTGCGGCAGATGGGCGAGCTGTTGCTGAGCCCGATGGTGGACGCGGTGTGGCAGCGGGTCGCCGAGCCTGGCGAGGAAGAACGGCCGACGTTGACCATCCGCGTCGAGGATTAG
- a CDS encoding DUF5994 family protein, with translation MRTKDGSTRGAGAPAKTAPAKAENRRLALSRAGSAHGCVDGAWWPTSANLGSELPDLVAVFSRWIGSIHRVVYDPVLWTTAPSRLIKHGSAISVDPYRMVHRETIGLMGTHSRTAILFVVAPAAPAVIAHKMLDLVECSAEPVAAAALLQRYAELSAEAMALQRCDDR, from the coding sequence ATGCGTACCAAGGATGGATCGACTCGCGGCGCGGGTGCGCCCGCGAAGACAGCGCCCGCGAAGGCGGAGAACAGACGACTGGCGCTGTCCCGCGCCGGATCGGCGCACGGCTGTGTGGACGGGGCCTGGTGGCCCACCAGCGCCAACCTGGGATCAGAGCTGCCCGATCTGGTGGCCGTCTTCAGCCGGTGGATCGGATCCATCCACCGCGTCGTCTACGACCCCGTCCTGTGGACGACGGCGCCGTCCCGGCTGATCAAGCACGGTTCGGCCATCTCGGTGGATCCCTACCGGATGGTCCACCGGGAGACGATCGGCCTGATGGGCACGCACTCCCGCACCGCGATCCTGTTCGTCGTCGCCCCGGCGGCCCCGGCGGTCATCGCGCACAAGATGCTCGACCTGGTCGAATGCTCGGCCGAACCGGTTGCCGCCGCCGCGCTGCTGCAGCGCTACGCCGAGTTGTCCGCGGAAGCGATGGCCCTCCAGCGCTGCGACGACCGCTGA
- a CDS encoding DDE-type integrase/transposase/recombinase — MSLEDHKRRERAQAIGLFRYQLICPALDEGLSTKQRGKLVREIAERRHIDPFGAQLQVARATLDRWIRRYRAGGFEALVPEPRRLGTRTDTAVLELAVSLKRENPARTVAQVARILRTATGWAPSESTLLRHFHRCEVMGPRAGQPAEVFGRFEAADPNELWVGDALHGPRVGDRKTYLFAFLDDHSRLVVGHRFGFAEDTVRLAAALKPALAARGVPASIYVDNGSAFVDAWLLRACAKLGIRLVHSAPGRPQGRGKIERFFRTVREQFLVEVTDTTAEDLTAAGVDHRAALLELNRLFMAWTETEYHRRAHSETGQPPLTRWEDGWNRFAGLPALPTAADLTEAFLWSEFRVVTKTATVSLHSNTYRVDPALAGRRVELVFSPFDLETIEVRYRDQSFGAAIAHTITRHAHPKARPETHDPTPPAATGIDYLALTAAAHHEQLRQDERIGYHALYGTDTNQIPGQLSIADLDPDNEADEDEVLA, encoded by the coding sequence GTGTCGTTGGAGGACCACAAACGTCGGGAACGTGCCCAGGCGATCGGGCTGTTTCGGTATCAGTTGATCTGCCCTGCCCTTGATGAGGGGTTGTCGACCAAGCAGCGCGGGAAACTTGTCCGCGAGATCGCTGAGCGCCGGCATATCGATCCGTTCGGCGCCCAGCTGCAGGTGGCGCGGGCGACGCTGGACCGTTGGATCCGCCGCTACCGGGCCGGCGGGTTCGAAGCATTGGTCCCGGAACCGCGGCGGTTGGGCACCCGTACCGACACCGCAGTGTTGGAGCTGGCGGTCTCACTGAAACGGGAGAACCCGGCCCGCACTGTGGCCCAGGTGGCCCGGATCCTGCGGACCGCGACCGGATGGGCGCCCTCGGAGTCGACCCTGTTGCGCCACTTCCACCGCTGTGAGGTGATGGGCCCGAGAGCCGGTCAACCCGCCGAGGTGTTCGGCCGGTTCGAAGCCGCTGACCCCAACGAACTGTGGGTCGGCGATGCCCTGCACGGCCCGCGGGTCGGGGACCGCAAGACCTACCTGTTCGCCTTCCTCGATGACCACAGCCGACTGGTGGTCGGGCACCGCTTCGGGTTCGCCGAAGACACTGTGCGCCTGGCGGCCGCCCTGAAGCCGGCGTTGGCCGCCCGCGGTGTTCCCGCCTCGATCTATGTCGACAACGGTTCGGCGTTCGTCGATGCCTGGTTGTTGCGGGCGTGCGCGAAACTCGGGATCCGGCTGGTCCATTCGGCACCGGGGCGCCCGCAAGGCCGCGGCAAGATCGAACGGTTCTTCCGCACCGTGCGCGAACAATTCCTCGTCGAGGTCACCGACACCACCGCCGAGGACCTCACCGCCGCCGGGGTCGATCACCGCGCGGCGTTGTTGGAGCTCAACCGGCTGTTCATGGCCTGGACCGAAACCGAATACCATCGCCGCGCCCACTCCGAAACCGGACAACCGCCGCTGACCCGGTGGGAGGACGGCTGGAACCGCTTCGCCGGGTTGCCCGCGTTGCCAACGGCCGCAGATCTGACCGAGGCGTTCTTGTGGTCGGAGTTTCGGGTGGTCACCAAGACCGCCACCGTGTCGCTGCATTCCAACACCTACCGGGTCGACCCCGCCCTGGCCGGACGCAGGGTGGAGTTGGTGTTCAGTCCTTTTGATCTGGAGACCATCGAGGTGCGCTACCGCGACCAGAGTTTCGGTGCCGCGATCGCGCACACCATCACCCGCCACGCACATCCGAAAGCCCGACCCGAAACCCACGATCCCACGCCACCAGCGGCCACCGGGATCGACTACCTGGCGTTGACCGCCGCCGCCCACCACGAGCAGCTACGCCAGGATGAACGCATCGGTTACCACGCCCTCTACGGCACCGACACCAACCAGATTCCCGGTCAACTGTCGATCGCCGACCTCGACCCTGACAACGAGGCTGATGAGGACGAGGTGCTGGCATGA
- a CDS encoding CoA transferase, with amino-acid sequence MSLPLAGVRVVSLAINLPGPLAAARLAELGATVTKVEPPTGDPLASAAPDWYAQLIERQTVVALDIKSDRAKLDDLLAEADLLITSMRPSALARLGLARPQENFPRLSLIEIVGHDGAAAEVPGHDLNYQAVHGTLTPPAMPKVPIADLLGAERAVSTALAALIAAGAAGRGGSHRVVLEEAAARAGDAVRYRLMGDGAILGGAFPGYGIYPCADGYIALGAIEPHFFSRVLETFAADGTHDGLRAAFADKTAAELESLAAQADIPLNAVQQ; translated from the coding sequence GTGTCATTGCCACTGGCCGGGGTGCGGGTCGTATCGCTGGCGATCAACCTGCCGGGCCCACTCGCCGCGGCGCGCCTCGCCGAACTCGGGGCGACCGTCACCAAGGTGGAACCGCCGACCGGCGACCCCCTCGCGTCCGCCGCACCCGACTGGTATGCCCAGCTCATCGAGCGTCAGACCGTGGTCGCCCTCGACATCAAGTCCGACCGGGCCAAGCTCGACGACCTGCTCGCCGAGGCGGACCTGCTCATCACCTCGATGCGTCCGTCGGCCCTGGCCCGCCTGGGTTTGGCGCGCCCGCAGGAGAACTTCCCGCGGCTGTCGTTGATCGAGATCGTCGGCCACGACGGTGCTGCCGCCGAGGTGCCCGGACATGACCTCAACTACCAGGCGGTGCACGGCACGTTGACGCCGCCGGCGATGCCGAAGGTGCCGATCGCGGACCTGCTCGGCGCCGAGCGCGCGGTGTCCACCGCGCTGGCCGCGCTGATCGCCGCGGGGGCCGCCGGCCGCGGCGGCAGTCACCGGGTCGTGCTCGAGGAAGCCGCCGCCCGCGCCGGTGATGCCGTGCGGTACCGCCTCATGGGCGACGGCGCGATCCTCGGCGGTGCGTTCCCCGGCTACGGCATCTACCCCTGCGCCGACGGGTACATCGCCCTCGGCGCCATCGAACCGCACTTCTTCAGCCGTGTTCTGGAGACCTTCGCGGCCGACGGCACGCACGACGGCCTGCGCGCGGCGTTCGCCGACAAGACCGCCGCAGAGCTCGAATCCCTTGCCGCGCAGGCGGACATCCCGCTCAACGCGGTGCAGCAGTAA